The sequence tataaaatggaatgGTGTTCGGAAAGTCCTTGGGATGGACAGTGCTTTTTAATGGTCGCATGTGTGTAAGGTACATAAGATCATGTCATGCAAGATATATCTGTCACAACACTGATCTCCTGTAAGGCTTAtgaatcagtagcatttctgacattcattttgaataaataatcaCTACATATGATGCCACTAAGCCCATAAAGTAGTTATTTAGCCTATCCCTCAacattcatgatttttatttagCAACTCTCCTACTTCCATGTGAGTATTAATTCTATCTTTTCAAATTGCTTcattcaatatgtatttattggcAACTGTTTTTGCATCATGTCGGTGTAGTAGAAATATGGAAAATGCTCTGAGGCCAAggatggtgcctcacgcctgtaatcccagcactttgggaggccgaagcaggaggattacttgcatgcaggagttcaagaccagcctgggcaagatggtgaaaccccatctctaaaaacaaaaaacaaaaaaatgtagctgggtatggtggggcacacctgtagtcccagctactcaggaggccgaggtgggaggatctcatgaacccaggagttcacagCAGCAGCGAGTTAttattgggccactgcactccagcctggtcaaaagaACGAGACCCCAGATCAAAATATAaactaataagtaaataaagtctGTGGCagtatctcaaaaaaatgaagctAAGCTCTAAGTAGTCCTCAGTATGTTTGCATTATCTATCTGttctctataaaataatttaccaGCATGATGGATGCATATGCTTATAAACATAACATCAAGCATCATtactatggaaataaaatatcagaataaGGTGAGCAGTTTAGAGAGTTGTGCCTGAAAAGCAGACTGTTGTGCTTTATTCCTGTTCAAAAGTAAGATTAATTTTTATACATCCTTTTCAAAGGTTACATATGCCATGTAacatactgtttatttttttagaatgCTGATCCTAAGTCATCCCTCAAAGGTGTAAGCAACCAGCTTGGAGAAGGGCCCAGTGATGGACTGCCACTTTCAAGTAGCCTCCAGTTCCTTGAAGATGAACTCGAGTCTTCTCCTCTTCCTGATCTCACTGAGGACCAACCTTTCGACATTCTTCAGAAATCCTTGCAAGAGGCCAATATCACTGAACAGACGTTGGCAGAAGAGGCATATTTGGATGCCAGTATAGGTTCAAGCCAACAGTTTGCACAAGCTCAGCTTCATCCTTCTTCATCAGCATCCTTTACTCAGGCTTCTAATGTTTCTAATTACTCAGGTCAGACGCTGCAGCCTATAGGGGTGACGCATGTGCCTGTTGGAGCATCGTTTGCAAGCAATACAGTGGGTGTACAACATGGCTTTATGCAACATGTGGGGATCAGTGTTCCCAGCCAGCATTTGTCTAATAGCAGTCAGATTAGTGGTTCTGGTCAAATACAATTAATTGGGTCATTTGGTAATCATCCTTCCATGATGACTATTAATAACCTAGATGGATCTCAAATCATATTAAAGGGCAGCGGGCAGCAAGCCCCATCAAATGTGAGTGGAGGGCTCCTGGTTCATAGACAGACTCCTAATGGCAACTCCTTGTTTGGGAACTCCAGTTCCAGTCCAGTAGCACAGCCTGTTACTGTTCCATTTAACAGCACAAATTTTCAAACATCTTTACCTGTGCATAACATCATCATACAAAGGGGTCTTGCACCAAATTCAAATAAAGTCCCAATTAATATACAGCCAAAGCCTATCCAGATGGGTCAGCAAAATACATACAATGTGAACAATTTGGGAATTCAGCAGCACCACGTACAACAAGGGATCTCTTTTGCTTCTGCAAGCTCACCCCAGGGCTCAGTAGTTGGTCCACACATGTCTGTGAACATTGTAAACCAACAGAACACAAGAAAGCCAGTCACCTCACAGGCAGTGAGCAGCGCTGGGGGCAGTATTGTTATTCATTCCCCCATGGGCCAGCCTCACGCACCCCAAAGTCAGTTCCTCATACCTACAAGCCTTTCTGTCAGTTCCAACTCGGTACACCACGTCCAGACTATAAATGGGCAACTTCTTCAGACTCAACCCTCTCAGCTCATTTCTGGCCAAGTGGCCTCAGAGCATGTCATGTTGAACAGAAACTCTTCCAACATGCTCAGGACCAACCAACCATATTCTGGACAGATGCTTAACAACCAGAATACTGCCGTCCACTTAGTGTCTGGGCAGACATTTGCTGCCTCTGGAAGTCCAGTGATAGCCAATCATGCCTCTCCTCAGCTTGTGGGTGGACAGATGCCCTTGCAGCAGGCATCCCCAACCGTATTACACCTGTCACCTGGGCAGAGCAGCGTTTCCCAAGGAAGACCTGGCTTCACCACCATGCCCTCGGTGACAAGCATGTCAGGACCTAGTCGGTTCCCTGCTGTCAGCTCAGCCAGCACTGCCCATCCTAGCCTTGGGTCTGCAGTTCAGTCTGGTTCATCAGGATCAAACTTTACGGGAGATCAGCTGACGCAGCCGAACAGGACTCCAGTACCAGTCAGTGTGTCTCATCGTCTTCCAGTTTCTTCTTCCAAGTGTACCAGCACCTTCAGTAACACACCTGGAGCAGGAACCCAGCAACAATTCTTCTGCCAGGTAATGCCCtttcccaaataaatatttgGCTGATTATAGAGTGGAAAAATGAGATGTGTATTTACTAGAATATAATTTTCATCCTAGACtcccaatttcttaaaaattttaggccaggtgtagtggctcatgcctgtaatcccaacagtttgggagaccgaggctggaggattacttgaacccaatagttcaaggccagcctgggcaacatagtgagaccctgcctataccaaaaatttaaaaattagctgagtgtggtggtgcacacctgtagtcccagctactctggaggctgaggcagaagaatagcttgagcacaggaggttgaggctgcagtgagccatgattgtaccactgcactgggtgatagagtgagtctcaaaaaaaaaaaaaaaattttttttttacacttatGACTGGTtatcttttttcttgattttcttttttgccagGGGACGGGGGtagggggtctcactctgtcgcctaggctggagggcagtggcacagtcatggctcactgcagcctcaaccatctaggctcagatgatcttcccatctcagcctcccaggtagctgggactacaagcacataccaGCACACCtaactagttttttgtattttttgtagatttgaggtttcgccatgttgtccaggctggtcttaaactcctgggctcaaaaaatcccctggccttggcctcccaaagtgctgggattacaggccaccacacccgaccttttttcttcttaagtgTTTTAATCCATTGTAGAGTGGAGACTCTGGAATTAGACTCTTGAGTTTGAATCTAAGCTTTATGACATGGAAAAAGTTAACTTACTGCTCTAGACTTAATTGTCTCCAAcagtgaaatggggataatgatactGCCATCCCATGGAGTTATCAGGAGGGTGAAATGAGATAATCTAAACAAAGCACTTAGACATAGACCCTGGCAAATAGCAAATACTCAATAGAAGCCTGTATTTATACTTAATTAAATTCATTATGGGCATTTAAAATGAAAGcttattttagattatttatttacattgtaCAGCAGGCTACTAGGACATGTGACTATGGACTTGTTGAAGATGTGGTAGCTGCTTCTTGGTTGCCAACAGGAAAGGCTCAGGGACTCAGCGTGACTCTATAGTGGGTAACTGGCCTGCAGCAGAGGGAAGCACATAAAGGGAGAAATCGAGGCACTCTCATTTGACCAAGTACCTGACCTGAGCCTGCTCTTACTATACTATTATGCAGGTTAATTACTGTGGGCAATTGGTAAACCACATAAGGATTATGTTTCTGAAAAGAATCTCAAGTGGTCATGAGCTTTAGTCCTTCACTGTCATCTACTGATACTTCGACGGCTCCATCTTTTGGTTCCCACTGATTCTGAGCATGCTCCATAGTTCCAGCTCCTCCTCTTCTCATCTGGGAGGACCCATGCCATACCCTACCTTCCACCCCTCAGTCCTGCGTTTCCCCTGCCTTTGTCCTCCTCCACATTCAGAAGGATTCAAAAACTTCTGTTTGTATATGTCaacatatttcaaaatctttattttttttttttgagacagtctcactctgttgcccaggctagcatgcagtggcgaaatctcagctcactgcagcctctgcctcccaggctcaagcgttccctccgcctcagcctcccaagtagctgggaacacaggtgcgagccaccatgcccaactatttttgtattttttttataggcagggtttcaccatgttgcccaggctggtctcgaactcctgggctccagcgatctgcccgccttgacctcccaaagtgttgggattataggcatttgccactgtgctcagccaatatcaatcttttaaatatatatatcagccaggagctgtggttcatgcctgtaatctcagcactttgggaggccgaggtgggcagatcacttgaggttaggagttcaagaccatcctgaccaacatggtgaaaccctgtctctactaaaaatacaaaaattagctgggtgtggtggcacacacctgtagtcccagctacttaggaggctgaggcaggagaatcacttggacctaggaggtggaggttgcagtgagccaagatcatgccactgcactcctgcctgggcaacagactgaatgagactccatctcaaagattatatatatacatatatgtaatatatacacatatgtatttatatatataatatatatcaattttttaaaccaTATACCTTTGACTTACTAATTTCACTAAGAATCCTAAGGAAACAAAAATTACTTATGATTAAGGATGTtcagtttatttgttttggtATCAAAGATATCaaaggggtgtatgtgtgtgtatttgaaataatatcagacttacagaaaagttaaagTTACAAGATTACTACAAAGAATTCTCACATACCCTTCACCAAGATTCCCCaaatcttttctctccctttgtctctctctctctctctctcatacacaaacacacagacacacagacacacacacttttcAGAGTAAATTACAGACCAGATGCTGATGCTACTGACTCCTAATTACCTCAATGTGTATTTGTAAAAGCAGGGGCATTCTTCTACATAACCACAGTACAGtaatcaaaattaagaaatcagCATTATTAAAATGCTATAACTAATCTGCAGACCTTACTCAGATTTAGTCAGTTCTCCCAGTAATGTCCCTGAGAgcacaagagaaaacaaattatttggtttgggttttggtgttttagtgttttttctttagagatgggatcttgctatgttacccaggctagactcccttttttttttttttttgagacagaatctcactctaccaggctggagtgcagtgacgcaatctcagctcactgcaagctccacctcccgggttcacgtcattcttctgcctcagcctcccgagtagctgggactacaggcgcccgccaccacgcctggctaatttttcgtatttttagtagagacagggtttcaccgtgttagccaggatggtctcgatctcctgacctcatgatccgcccacctcggcctcccaaagtgctgggattacaggagtgagccactgcgcctggcccaagcTAGACTCTagaactcaagcaatcttcccgcctcagcctcctgagtaactggaactacaggcttgcCCCTGCAtgcagctttgttttgttttgtttttgtttgtttgttttcgagacagagtctcattctgtcgcccaggctagagtgcagtggtaccatcttggctcattgcaaccaccacctcctgggttcaagcaattctcctgcctcagcctcccgagtaactgggattacagctgcctgccacccaaccctgctaatttttgtatttttagtatagacagggtttctccatgttggccaggctggtctcaaactcctgacctcaggtgatctgcccgcctcagcttcccaatttgttttggtttttatggTCCAGGATCCACCCAGAATCGCTATCTCATTTCACTGTCAGATTTTAAAATCTGCAACAGTTCCTCAGTCGTTCTTTGTCTTTCAggctattaatatttttgaagagtgcaaaccaaatattattattattattgttattattattattttgagacagagttttgctcttgttgcccaggctggagtgcaatggtgcgatctcagctcatcacaacctctgccttgcaggttcaagcgattctcctgccgcagcctcccaagtagctgggattacaggcgtgcgccaccaggcctggctaattttgtatttttagtagagacgtggtttctccatgttggccaggctggtctcgaactcccatcctcaggtgatctgcctgactcggcctcctggagtgctgggattataggcatgacccaccgcgcccagccaaaccaattattttctataatgtcTCTCACTTTGGGTTTCTCTGATgcttcctcatgattagattcagtaCATTTTTAACAAGATTGCCACAGAAGTGAAGTGTCCTCAGTGCTCAGGATGTGGATTTGTCCCATTACTGGTGATTTCACCTTGAACACTTGCTTAACATGGTGTctttcaggtttctccactgtttttccttttgtccttAATTAGAATCTTCCAGAAGATAATTTGAAACTCTGTAGGCATCCAGTTTCTCATCAAACTTTCACATGATAATTTAAGTTTCCATTGATGATTCCTGATTGAATCAGTTACTACAGAGCTATTACTATCATGGCCTCCAAATAGACTTTCTGATTCCTTCATTTGTTCTATACTTACTGTTGGCATTCTAATTTAAGGAacagcttttccttttcttccctttcctttttctttatgtgTGAATTCTtagattattattataattagtgGGTTATAAACtgttataataatgtattttaatgcTCAAGTCTACCCACAGTTGGCAAGTGGGTGCCCCTCCAAATTGGCTGCTCATCCTTCTGACATGTTTCCAtcattttttgagcacttccttcaATTTCTGGCAAAACAAATGTTCTgtgtttatcttttaatttccCTGCTCCTGCCCTAGCATcaactatttttttaagaagGTTTGTTCCTTCTAGTGGAGAAcaatatttagaaaccaagatctgagcATTGTGTGTGTTCATTGCTACTAAGGTCATTTCAGTTGggaaatatgtatgtttatacaCCCAACACCTATAGCTATTTACATTTCTGTGAATCTATATTAAAAGCTATGGGTTCATACTGATagttccaattctttttttttttttttttttttttgagatggagtctcgctctgccacccaggctggagtgcagtggccggatctcagctcactgcaagctccgcctcccgggttcacgccattctcctgcctcagcctcccgagtagctgggactacaggcgcctgccacctcgcccggctagttttttgtattttttttttttttttttttttttgagacggagtctcgctgtgctcccaggctggaatgcagtggcgtgatctcggctcactgcaagctccgcctcccaggttcacgccattctcccgcctcagcctcccaagtagctgagactacaggtgcccgccaccacgcccggctagttttttgtatttttagtagagacggggtttcaccgtgttagccaggatagtctcgatctcctgacctcgtgatccacccgcctcggcctcccaaagtgctgggattacaggcttgagccaccgcgcccggccgtattttttttttagtagagacggggtttcaccgtgttagccaggatggtctcgatctcctgaccttgtgatccgcccgtctcggcctcccaaagtgctgggattacaggcttgagccaccgtgcccggccaatagtTCCAATTCTAATCCATGACTACAGAATTCATCCAAGTTTCTTTTCCATGTTTGTAACTCCCTTTCCCCtgacccctttttttttttttggagtcaaagtcttactctatcgcccaggttggagtgcaatggcgcaatctttgctcactgcaacctccgcctcccgggttcaagtgattctcctgcctcagcctcccaggcagctggaattacaggcatgcgccaccacaactggctaatttttatatttttagtagtgacagggttttaccatgttgacaaggctggtctcaaactcctgacctctggtgatccacccgcctcaacctcccaaagtgctgggattacaggcgtgagccactacacctggcctgtaACTCCTTTTTCTAACAGTGAGAAAGCCAGCCCCACCatgtttacttatttgttcaatCCTAGAATATACAGAAAATAGTCTTAGAATTGCTAATCCATGTTTTTcaccattgtaaaaaaaaaaaaaaaaaaaaaaacctattaatTACACTTCACTATTGATTTACAGTTCTGTCTTTAGCCTAAGTGTTTACAGTCAACATACTGTGTTCAAAAGTTACTTggggctggttgcagtggctcatgcctgtaatcccagcacttcccagCAAGCGAGGGGGGCagattgcatgagctcaggagctccagaccagcctgggtaacatggggaaacactgtctctacaaaaaatacaaaaattaggtgggcgtggtagtgtgcgcctgtagtcccagctacttgggaggctgaggtggaccaTCTGAGACcgggaaggtcaaggctgcagtgagggtgattgcaccactgcactatagcctgggtgacagagcgagaccccgtctcagaaaacaaacaaacaaacataaagaaacaaaaaacgtGCAATTAATTAGTAAGAATGTAAAACAGTTCCAAAGTAGTTTAGAGTGAAAAGCAAGTCTTTCCCCAACCTGCAGTTTCCTTCCAAAAGGCTCACTGTTTGTAGGTTCTTTGTATTCCCCCAGAGCTATCCTCTACATAGACAAGCACACACAGTGCATACACATACTTATCTGCAACACGCCATAGACATTTTCACTTAATGATAGAACTTGAggatcattttatatttgtatgtattgaTCAGctttatgtttattataattaattaagcAATCATCCATAGCAtggtcatttccttttcttctttactatataataaataatgcttCAAAGGCAGGGGGAGAAAAAcacctctttctctctgactcccAAAAGTTTCAGTTATTCAAAGGTAAAAAGAAGCCTACACTAGCAGCTTCAAAGCAGCTGACTTTTTATGCCAAAAAGCATTGGGAACTAGGTCAGTTGCACTATTTCAAGTGTTCAAGTGTGTTTCTGCTTATAAGTTTTCAGGAACAAGTGAAACCCCAGGTTTATTAAAATTAAGGAACATAGCCTTGGGTACAGAATTAGTTGAAATAGTAGTATTTAGGTCAGCTACCATTTAAATTCCCGGGACACCCAGAAACacagaaattcttttctttctgtgtttctgtgtagtttctttttttttttttttttgagatggagtctcgctctgttgcccaggctggagtgcagtgctgcaatctcggctcactgcaacctccgcctcccaggttcaagcagttctcttgcctcaggctcctgagtagctgagcttacaggcgcacaccaccacacccagctaatttttgtatttttagtagagacagggtttcaccatgttggtcaggctggtctcgaactcctgacctagtgatccacccacctcggcctcccagagtgctgggattacaggcatgagacactgtgcccggtCCTCTGTGTAGTTTCtatgtaatatttcttttctttttctcttttttttttttttttttttttttgagatggagtctagctctgtcacccaggctagagtgcagtgacactatctcgcctcactgcagcctccgcctcctgggttcaagcaattctcctgcctcagcctcacaagtagctgggactacaggtgtgtgccaccatgcctggctaatttttttgtatttttagtagagacagagtttcaccatgttggccaggctgatctcaaactcctgacctcaggtgatctgcccacctcagccttccaaagtgctagggttacaggtgtaagccaccacacccagtttttcTGTgtcatatttctatataaattactttaTAGAATGTTGtaacaaacaaatataattacCAAAGGCTTTTGGTGTTTGTATGTTTGTGGAAATGTAATTCAGTGGGTTTTGATACTATAAATGGTTAATGTTAGAGAtaactatgtttttaaatataaacataaatataatattgtttttaatatagatAATACATTAACTTGGTTCCAAAAATCaaatggggccgggcatggtggctcacgtctgtaatcccagcactttgggaggccaaagcaggtagatcacctgaggtcaggacttcaagaccagcctgaccaacaaggtgaaaccctctctctactaaatatccaaaaattagccggatgtggtggcaggcacctgtagtccaactactctggaggctgagacaggagaattgcttgaacctgggaagtggaggttgcagtgagccgagactaaaccgctgcaatccagcctgggtgacagagcaagactccatctcaaaacagaaagaaaactcaaatggTACAGAAAGATGTATACTACAATGAAGAGTTTCCCTCCTAGTCTCGTTCCCCAGCCACCGACTTGCCATTAGGCAACCAGTGAAACCAGCTTTTATGGTGTGAGCTTAAGTTCCTTGCTCACTTTGTATTGGGAAAACTTTCAAACCCATGGACAAGTTGGAAGAGTACAGTGAATACATTCACGTGGTATCACCAGTCATTTCTGTTTTGCAGTATTTGCTTTATTGGTGCTAAATGTCTGTAGTCGCTCtctatgtgtatgtacacacacacatttatactttatttatatacttttttctcttaACCATTTGAAAGTACTCTGCAAACGTCACAACTTTTTAatccctaaatacttcagcagATGTCTCCTAGGAACAAGGACCTTTTAATACAATTATAtcaaatttcttccatttggccCAGTAACACCctttacaaaaacagtttttcactTTAGAATCCAGAGAGCACTGATTTCATGTAGTTATCACATCTCTTTAGTCTGTAACAGTCCTGatcagttgtctttttttttttttttt comes from Theropithecus gelada isolate Dixy chromosome 4, Tgel_1.0, whole genome shotgun sequence and encodes:
- the BICRAL gene encoding BRD4-interacting chromatin-remodeling complex-associated protein-like, giving the protein MDDDDDSCLLDLIGDPQALNYFLHGPSNKSSNDDLTNAGYSAANSNSIFANSSNADPKSSLKGVSNQLGEGPSDGLPLSSSLQFLEDELESSPLPDLTEDQPFDILQKSLQEANITEQTLAEEAYLDASIGSSQQFAQAQLHPSSSASFTQASNVSNYSGQTLQPIGVTHVPVGASFASNTVGVQHGFMQHVGISVPSQHLSNSSQISGSGQIQLIGSFGNHPSMMTINNLDGSQIILKGSGQQAPSNVSGGLLVHRQTPNGNSLFGNSSSSPVAQPVTVPFNSTNFQTSLPVHNIIIQRGLAPNSNKVPINIQPKPIQMGQQNTYNVNNLGIQQHHVQQGISFASASSPQGSVVGPHMSVNIVNQQNTRKPVTSQAVSSAGGSIVIHSPMGQPHAPQSQFLIPTSLSVSSNSVHHVQTINGQLLQTQPSQLISGQVASEHVMLNRNSSNMLRTNQPYSGQMLNNQNTAVHLVSGQTFAASGSPVIANHASPQLVGGQMPLQQASPTVLHLSPGQSSVSQGRPGFTTMPSVTSMSGPSRFPAVSSASTAHPSLGSAVQSGSSGSNFTGDQLTQPNRTPVPVSVSHRLPVSSSKCTSTFSNTPGAGTQQQFFCQAQKKCLNQTSPISAPKTTDGLRQAQIPGLLSTALPGQDSGSKVISASLGTAQPQQEKVVGSSPGHPAVQVDSHSGGQKRPAAKQLTKGAFILQQLQRDQAHTVTPDKSHFRSLSDAVQRLLSYHVCQGSMPTEEDLRKVDNEFETVATQLLKRTQAMLNKYRCLLLEDAMRINPSAEMVMIDRMFNQEERASLSRDKRLALVDPEGFQADFCCSFKLDKAAHETQFGRSDQHGSKASSSPHPPAKAQGRDRAKTSVTESMNHDQFHLVPNHIVVSAEGNISKKTECLGRALKFDKVGLVQYQSTSEEKASRREPLKASECSPGPEGHRKTSSRSDHGTESKLSSILADSHLEMTCNNSFQDKSLRNSPKNEVLHTDIMKGSGEPQPDLQLTKSLETTFKNILELKKAGRQPQSDPTVSGSVELDFPNFSPMASQENCLEKFIPDHSEGVVETDSILEAAVNSILEC